A genome region from Geobacter pickeringii includes the following:
- the kdpA gene encoding potassium-transporting ATPase subunit KdpA, translated as MSAYEWLETILFLVVLLGMVKPVGTFMARVFQGERTFLTPLLDPCEKLIYRICGVNRDEEMEWKRYAVAMLLFNGIGLLALFMLLVCQRFLPFNPQKLPGFSWHLALNTAVSFVSHTNWQAYGGESAASYLSQMAGLAVQNFLAAVTSICILVTLMRGFSRRRSPTIGNFWVDLTRSTLYLLLPLCLVASVALVSQGVIQNVAPYRTVPLAQPITYDKPRLDQGGTPLKDSRGNPVTDRVTVREVSIPMGPVASQEAIKNIGTNGGGFFNANGAHPFENPTPLTNFLECLMILLIPASLTHTFGRMVGNPRQGWMLLGVMLAILLLAFGVLYRAEMYGNPLVAKLGVHGINMEGKELRFGLGGSTLFTVATTGTSCGAVNTMHDSLTPIGGMVPLMLILLGEVVFGGVGAGLFTMLSFVIIAVFIAGLMIGRTPEYLGKKVEVREMWLSILTVLTAGIVTLVLTGVSLLLPAGTSAMANPGAHGLTEVLYAFASAANNNGSAFAGLNANTVYYNLTTAAAMLMGRFVPALAVLAMAGSLAEKKYVPPSQGTLPTDTLPFALWLALVILIVGALTFFPALSLGPIVEHLTMVGGK; from the coding sequence ATGTCCGCATATGAATGGCTGGAAACGATCCTCTTTCTCGTCGTGCTACTGGGCATGGTCAAGCCGGTCGGCACCTTCATGGCCAGGGTCTTCCAGGGGGAGCGGACCTTCCTGACGCCGCTCCTCGACCCGTGCGAGAAACTTATCTACCGGATCTGCGGGGTAAACCGGGATGAGGAGATGGAGTGGAAACGCTACGCCGTCGCCATGCTCCTCTTCAACGGAATAGGCCTCCTGGCGCTTTTCATGCTCCTGGTCTGCCAGCGGTTCCTTCCCTTCAACCCCCAGAAGCTGCCGGGGTTTTCATGGCATCTGGCCCTCAACACCGCCGTGAGCTTCGTCAGCCACACCAACTGGCAGGCCTATGGCGGTGAATCGGCCGCCAGTTACCTCTCGCAGATGGCGGGGCTCGCCGTGCAGAATTTCCTTGCTGCCGTCACGAGCATCTGCATCCTTGTCACCCTGATGCGCGGCTTTTCCCGGCGAAGGTCTCCCACCATCGGCAATTTCTGGGTCGACCTGACCCGAAGCACCCTCTACCTCCTTCTGCCGCTCTGCCTCGTTGCTTCGGTGGCGCTGGTCTCCCAGGGGGTCATCCAGAATGTTGCCCCCTACCGGACGGTGCCGCTCGCGCAGCCGATTACCTACGACAAACCGAGGCTGGACCAGGGGGGAACACCCCTGAAGGATTCCAGGGGGAACCCCGTTACCGACCGGGTGACGGTGAGGGAGGTCTCCATCCCGATGGGGCCGGTCGCCTCCCAGGAGGCGATCAAGAATATCGGCACCAACGGCGGCGGTTTCTTCAACGCCAATGGGGCCCATCCCTTCGAGAATCCCACGCCGCTCACCAACTTCCTGGAGTGCCTGATGATTCTCCTGATCCCGGCGAGTCTGACCCATACCTTCGGGCGGATGGTCGGCAACCCCCGCCAGGGGTGGATGCTCCTCGGCGTCATGCTCGCCATTCTGCTTCTGGCATTCGGGGTCCTCTACCGTGCCGAGATGTACGGCAATCCGCTGGTGGCGAAGCTCGGAGTCCATGGCATCAACATGGAAGGGAAAGAGCTTCGTTTCGGCCTAGGGGGAAGCACGCTCTTCACCGTTGCGACGACCGGCACCTCGTGCGGGGCAGTGAACACCATGCATGACTCGCTGACCCCCATCGGCGGCATGGTTCCCCTGATGCTGATACTCCTGGGGGAGGTGGTCTTTGGCGGGGTTGGCGCCGGCCTCTTCACCATGCTCTCCTTCGTGATCATCGCCGTCTTCATTGCCGGGCTCATGATCGGGCGAACCCCCGAGTACCTCGGCAAGAAGGTGGAGGTGCGGGAGATGTGGCTGTCGATCCTGACGGTTCTCACCGCCGGGATAGTGACCCTCGTTCTTACCGGGGTCTCCCTGCTGCTGCCGGCAGGGACCTCCGCCATGGCCAATCCCGGCGCCCACGGTCTCACCGAGGTGCTCTACGCCTTTGCGTCAGCGGCCAACAATAACGGCAGCGCCTTCGCGGGGCTGAACGCCAACACCGTCTACTACAACCTGACGACCGCCGCCGCCATGCTCATGGGCCGCTTCGTCCCGGCACTGGCCGTACTCGCCATGGCCGGTTCTCTGGCAGAGAAGAAATACGTTCCCCCCAGCCAGGGAACCCTGCCGACCGATACGCTGCCGTTTGCCCTCTGGCTGGCGCTGGTGATCCTGATCGTCGGTGCCCTGACCTTCTTCCCGGCCCTGTCGCTCGGCCCCATTGTCGAGCATCTGACCATGGTGGGGGGTAAATAG
- the kdpB gene encoding potassium-transporting ATPase subunit KdpB, translating into MSMHKSEPISIFDRRIMRPALVESFRKLDPRQLWRNPVMFCVEIASVITLVTFMMSLTGANREPAWFTGLVSIWLWLTVIFATFAEALAEGRGKARAASLRKTRTEVTAKRLSKPEFGSDCTLVGADQLRKGDCILVEAGELIAGDGDVVAGAALVNEAAVTGESAPVVRESGGDRSAVTGGTTVIANAIIVRITANPGETFLDRMISLIEGAKRRKTPNEIALEVLLIALTLVFLLVCATVSPLSIYSVKAAGQGSPVSLTVLTALFVCLAPTTIAALLPAIGIAGMDRLFQKNVIALSGRAIEAAGDVNVLLLDKTGTITLGNREAVDFVPVGGYSEQELAEAALMASLTDETPEGRSVVALAKQKYGLNGEALPADAENIPFSADTRLSGVNAGGKRYRKGAADSTVAFVRTLGAKAIPSELAGEVDRIARAGATPLVVSRDADILGVINLKDIIKGGIQERFQQLRSMGIKTVMITGDNPLTAAAIAAEAQVDDFLAQARPEDKLRLIKENQEAGFMVAMTGDGTNDAPALAQADVAVAMNTGTQPAREAANIIDLDSNPTKLLDIVEVGKQILMTRGNLTTFSISNDVAKYFAIIPAMMLSVYPQLGVLNVMHLATPLSAILSAVIFNALIIPLLVPLALRGTRFRPMPAEKLLIHNLLIYGAGGIIAPFVGIKGVDLVIGMFA; encoded by the coding sequence ATGTCCATGCACAAGTCCGAACCGATTTCCATCTTCGACCGCCGGATCATGCGACCGGCACTGGTCGAATCCTTCAGAAAGCTCGATCCCCGCCAACTCTGGCGCAACCCCGTCATGTTCTGCGTAGAGATCGCCAGCGTCATCACCCTGGTGACCTTCATGATGTCGCTCACCGGCGCCAACAGGGAGCCTGCCTGGTTCACCGGCCTGGTGTCGATCTGGCTCTGGCTCACGGTCATCTTCGCCACCTTTGCCGAGGCACTGGCCGAGGGGCGCGGCAAAGCCCGGGCCGCCAGCTTGCGGAAGACCCGTACCGAGGTGACGGCCAAACGACTCAGCAAGCCGGAATTTGGCAGCGATTGTACCCTGGTCGGCGCTGACCAGCTTCGCAAGGGTGACTGCATCCTGGTGGAAGCAGGAGAACTGATCGCCGGCGACGGCGACGTGGTGGCCGGCGCGGCCCTGGTGAACGAAGCGGCCGTGACCGGAGAGTCGGCCCCGGTGGTGCGCGAATCGGGGGGCGACCGGAGCGCGGTCACCGGCGGCACCACGGTCATCGCCAACGCGATCATCGTCAGGATCACCGCCAATCCGGGGGAGACCTTTCTGGACCGGATGATCTCCCTGATCGAGGGGGCCAAACGGCGCAAGACCCCCAACGAGATCGCCCTGGAGGTGCTCCTGATCGCCCTGACTCTGGTTTTCCTTCTGGTCTGCGCCACCGTCAGTCCACTTTCCATCTACAGCGTCAAGGCCGCCGGCCAGGGTTCACCGGTGTCGCTGACCGTCCTGACAGCCCTGTTCGTCTGCCTGGCACCCACCACCATCGCCGCGCTTCTGCCTGCCATCGGCATCGCCGGCATGGACCGGCTCTTCCAGAAAAACGTCATCGCCCTGTCGGGGCGGGCCATCGAGGCGGCTGGCGACGTCAACGTGCTGCTCCTGGATAAGACCGGCACCATCACCCTCGGCAATCGTGAGGCGGTGGATTTTGTCCCTGTGGGCGGCTACAGCGAGCAGGAGCTGGCCGAGGCGGCCCTGATGGCGTCACTCACCGACGAGACCCCCGAAGGGCGGAGCGTTGTGGCGCTTGCGAAGCAGAAGTACGGACTGAATGGGGAGGCGCTCCCGGCCGACGCCGAGAACATCCCCTTCAGCGCCGATACCCGCCTCTCCGGCGTCAACGCGGGTGGCAAGCGGTACCGTAAGGGGGCCGCCGACTCCACGGTTGCCTTCGTCAGGACCCTGGGCGCGAAGGCCATCCCCAGCGAACTGGCGGGTGAGGTCGACAGGATCGCCCGTGCCGGGGCAACCCCGCTCGTGGTGAGCCGCGATGCCGATATCCTGGGCGTCATCAACCTGAAAGATATCATCAAGGGGGGGATCCAGGAGCGGTTCCAGCAGTTGCGGAGCATGGGGATCAAGACCGTGATGATCACCGGCGACAACCCCCTCACCGCTGCCGCCATCGCGGCCGAGGCCCAGGTGGATGATTTTCTGGCCCAGGCCAGGCCCGAGGACAAGCTCCGCCTCATCAAGGAGAACCAGGAGGCAGGGTTCATGGTGGCCATGACCGGCGACGGCACCAACGACGCCCCGGCCCTGGCCCAGGCGGACGTGGCGGTGGCAATGAACACCGGCACCCAGCCGGCCCGGGAGGCGGCCAACATCATCGACCTGGACTCGAATCCCACGAAACTTCTGGACATCGTCGAGGTGGGGAAACAGATCCTCATGACCCGCGGCAACCTCACTACCTTCAGCATCTCCAACGACGTGGCCAAGTACTTCGCCATCATTCCAGCCATGATGCTCTCCGTCTATCCTCAGTTGGGGGTGCTGAACGTGATGCACCTGGCGACCCCCCTGAGCGCAATCCTCTCGGCGGTCATCTTCAACGCGCTCATCATCCCCCTCCTGGTGCCGCTGGCCCTCAGGGGAACCAGATTCCGCCCCATGCCGGCGGAAAAGCTCCTGATCCATAACCTCCTTATCTACGGGGCCGGAGGAATCATCGCGCCGTTCGTGGGGATAAAGGGGGTCGACCTGGTGATCGGGATGTTTGCGTAG
- a CDS encoding response regulator: MANEKSGANLPRILVVDDETAIQRFLRTALSTGEFSLHHAESGHEALAAAATVRPDVILLDLGLPDLDGIEVIRRVREWSQVPIIVLSVREREDDKVEALDAGADDYLTKPFGVTELVARIRVALRRSLQQAPEPVYRVGGLEVDLSRRRVLTGGSEVQLTPTEYELLRLLVTHAGKVLTHRQILSQIWGVAYLEQPHVLRVNISNLRHKLEDDPSRPRYILTEPGVGYRLRADS, from the coding sequence ATGGCGAATGAAAAAAGCGGAGCCAATCTGCCGCGCATCCTCGTGGTTGATGACGAGACGGCGATTCAGCGGTTCCTCCGGACCGCCCTCTCAACGGGGGAGTTCTCCCTCCACCATGCGGAGAGCGGTCATGAGGCCCTGGCCGCGGCGGCAACGGTTCGGCCGGATGTCATCCTCCTCGACCTGGGGCTTCCCGACCTAGATGGAATCGAGGTGATCAGGCGGGTCCGTGAATGGTCGCAGGTACCGATCATCGTCCTTTCCGTGCGGGAGCGGGAGGATGACAAGGTGGAGGCGCTGGACGCCGGCGCGGACGATTACCTGACCAAGCCGTTCGGCGTGACGGAGCTCGTGGCGCGCATCAGGGTGGCGCTTCGCCGTTCCTTGCAGCAGGCCCCCGAGCCGGTTTATCGGGTCGGCGGGCTGGAGGTGGATTTATCCCGCCGCAGGGTGCTGACAGGGGGGAGTGAGGTACAACTGACGCCGACGGAGTACGAGTTGCTGCGTCTTCTGGTAACCCATGCGGGGAAAGTGCTGACTCACCGCCAGATCCTCAGCCAGATATGGGGGGTTGCCTACCTCGAACAGCCCCACGTGCTGCGGGTGAACATCAGCAACCTGCGCCACAAGCTGGAGGATGACCCGTCCCGTCCCCGTTACATCCTGACCGAACCGGGGGTGGGCTACCGGTTGCGCGCCGATTCGTAA
- the kdpC gene encoding potassium-transporting ATPase subunit KdpC: protein MNDIKPALLMFVIFTIICGGIYPAVVTGIAQAVFPKQAMGSFITDAKGREIGSTLIGQPFSDPKYFWPRPSATADFGYNPMGSGGSNAGPTNPDYLKTVADRVKALKAADVTTGIPADLLQASASGLDPHISPDAADVQIPRVAKARGMKADEVRRLVSAHTEDRQFGFLGEVRVNVLALNLALDRLAP from the coding sequence GTGAACGACATAAAACCGGCTCTTCTGATGTTCGTCATCTTTACCATCATCTGCGGCGGCATCTATCCGGCGGTGGTGACCGGGATTGCCCAGGCCGTATTTCCGAAGCAGGCCATGGGGAGTTTCATAACCGATGCAAAGGGGCGCGAGATCGGGTCGACACTCATCGGCCAGCCCTTCTCCGACCCGAAGTATTTCTGGCCCCGTCCCTCGGCAACCGCTGACTTCGGCTACAACCCCATGGGCTCCGGCGGCTCCAACGCCGGTCCCACCAATCCCGACTACCTGAAAACGGTGGCCGATCGGGTCAAGGCGCTCAAGGCTGCGGACGTCACCACCGGGATTCCGGCCGACCTGCTCCAGGCCTCGGCCAGCGGCCTCGACCCTCACATCTCGCCGGACGCGGCGGACGTACAGATCCCCCGCGTCGCCAAGGCCCGGGGGATGAAGGCGGACGAGGTGCGCCGGCTCGTATCGGCCCACACCGAAGACCGTCAATTCGGCTTTCTTGGCGAGGTACGTGTGAATGTGCTTGCACTGAATCTGGCATTGGATAGACTGGCGCCATGA
- a CDS encoding sensor histidine kinase — protein sequence MTDSDERRPSPEAMLKLAQAEATEAKRGKLKIFLGYAAGVGKTYAMLEAARQRKREGRDVVAAYVESHGRAETDALLEGVEVIPPARVEYQRVTLREVDVDAVLARKPHIALVDELAHTNAPGSRHEKRWQDVEELLAAGIDVYTTVNVQHFESLNDVVVQITGIAVRETVPDSLLDQATEIRLVDIPPEDLLQRLREGKVYVPEQAAFATEKFFRPGNLIALRELSLRRAASRVEEEMRAYMESRAIPGPWPAAERLLVSVSGSPYSERLIRTTRRLADELKAPWFTVYVETPGGGRQEQENRKRIWKYLRLAESLGAQVASVTATSVAEAVIDHARSHNVTRIVVGKPAKPRWREFLRLPLVDQIIRLSGAIDVHVVSFEPVEARKGPAISRQRRPISLTGHLASLALVAAATLVCLLVRPFLAPTNMVMIYLLAVVLAALRLGLKPAILTAFLGVLAFDFFFVPPHLTFAVADTQYLITFVALFTVGVVISTLVSKVRERAEAVREREEQTASLYYLSRDLAAAADIGTLVEAVVRNIGESLSAGTAVLLPEGDRLKVAAASKGLKPDMKEMAVADWAFRNRQPAGQGTETLVSAGLLYLPLQTSGSLLGVLGVRLNNDADYRSTPIRRLLDAFATQTAMALERVQLSRQAEQAQILQARETLERALLNSISHDLRTPLVSITGALDTLREKVHTLADDARMELLDTAWEEAERLNRFVGNLLDMTRLEAGAIKLKKELCDVQDLVGCALAALERRIGRRKVGVNLPPDLPLARMDMVLMTQVLVNLLDNALKYSSPESGIEISARTESGTLSMEVADRGPGIPEQDLKRVFDKFYRIPIPEGARGTGLGLSICKGIVEAHGGAIRAENRAGGGLRVTVTLPLK from the coding sequence ATGACCGATAGCGACGAAAGACGCCCCTCGCCGGAGGCGATGCTGAAGCTGGCCCAGGCCGAAGCAACCGAGGCGAAACGGGGAAAGCTGAAGATTTTCCTCGGCTATGCCGCCGGCGTCGGGAAGACCTACGCCATGCTGGAGGCGGCCCGCCAGCGGAAACGGGAAGGGCGGGACGTGGTGGCCGCCTACGTGGAATCCCACGGCCGGGCCGAAACCGATGCGCTTCTCGAAGGGGTGGAGGTCATCCCCCCGGCTCGGGTTGAGTACCAGCGGGTCACGCTTCGAGAGGTGGACGTGGATGCGGTTCTGGCCCGCAAACCCCACATCGCCCTGGTGGACGAGCTGGCCCACACCAACGCCCCCGGCTCGCGGCACGAGAAGCGCTGGCAGGATGTGGAGGAACTCCTGGCGGCCGGCATCGACGTCTACACCACGGTCAACGTCCAGCACTTCGAGAGCCTGAACGATGTGGTGGTGCAGATCACCGGCATCGCCGTGCGGGAGACCGTCCCCGACAGCCTCCTGGACCAGGCGACGGAAATCCGGCTCGTGGACATCCCGCCGGAGGATCTCCTGCAGCGTCTGCGGGAGGGGAAGGTTTACGTGCCGGAGCAGGCCGCCTTTGCCACGGAGAAGTTCTTCCGGCCCGGCAACCTCATCGCCCTGCGGGAGCTGTCGCTGCGCCGGGCCGCCTCCCGGGTGGAGGAGGAGATGCGGGCCTACATGGAGTCGCGGGCGATTCCGGGGCCCTGGCCGGCGGCCGAGCGGCTCCTGGTGAGCGTCAGTGGCAGCCCGTACAGTGAGCGGCTGATCCGCACCACCCGCCGGCTGGCGGATGAGCTGAAGGCACCCTGGTTCACGGTCTACGTGGAGACTCCCGGTGGCGGGCGGCAGGAGCAGGAGAACCGGAAGCGGATCTGGAAGTATCTCCGTCTGGCGGAAAGCCTCGGCGCCCAGGTTGCCAGCGTGACCGCCACGTCGGTGGCGGAGGCGGTGATCGACCATGCCCGCAGCCACAACGTCACCAGAATCGTGGTCGGTAAGCCGGCCAAGCCACGCTGGCGCGAGTTCCTGCGTCTTCCCCTCGTCGACCAGATCATCCGCCTGAGCGGCGCCATCGATGTGCACGTCGTCAGCTTCGAACCGGTCGAAGCCAGAAAGGGACCGGCCATTTCCCGGCAGAGAAGGCCGATCTCCCTTACCGGTCACCTGGCGAGCCTGGCCCTGGTTGCCGCGGCTACCCTGGTCTGTCTCCTCGTCCGTCCCTTCCTGGCGCCGACCAACATGGTCATGATCTACCTGCTGGCGGTGGTTCTGGCGGCGCTGCGGCTCGGCCTCAAGCCGGCAATCCTCACCGCCTTTCTGGGGGTCCTAGCATTCGACTTCTTCTTCGTCCCGCCGCACCTGACCTTTGCCGTGGCAGACACCCAGTACCTCATCACCTTTGTCGCGCTCTTCACCGTCGGGGTGGTCATCAGCACCCTCGTCTCCAAGGTGCGCGAGCGGGCCGAAGCGGTGCGGGAACGGGAGGAGCAGACCGCGTCCCTCTATTACCTGAGCCGCGACCTGGCCGCCGCTGCCGATATCGGAACGCTCGTGGAAGCCGTGGTCAGAAACATCGGCGAATCGCTGTCAGCCGGGACTGCCGTGCTTCTCCCCGAAGGGGACCGGCTCAAAGTCGCTGCCGCAAGCAAAGGACTCAAACCCGACATGAAGGAGATGGCCGTGGCGGACTGGGCATTCCGCAACCGTCAGCCGGCGGGGCAGGGGACCGAGACTCTGGTCTCGGCAGGGCTTCTCTATCTGCCGCTCCAGACATCGGGGAGTCTCCTCGGGGTACTGGGGGTGAGACTGAATAACGACGCCGACTATCGCTCCACCCCGATCCGTCGCCTTCTCGACGCCTTCGCCACCCAGACCGCCATGGCGCTGGAGCGGGTCCAGCTTTCCCGGCAGGCCGAGCAGGCCCAGATCCTCCAGGCACGGGAAACCCTCGAACGGGCCCTCCTCAACTCCATTTCCCACGACCTGCGTACCCCCCTCGTCTCCATAACCGGCGCCCTTGATACCCTGCGGGAGAAGGTTCACACGCTGGCTGACGACGCCCGGATGGAGTTGCTCGACACCGCATGGGAAGAGGCGGAGCGGCTGAACCGCTTCGTCGGCAACCTCCTCGACATGACCCGCCTGGAAGCCGGGGCGATCAAGCTGAAGAAGGAGCTGTGCGATGTCCAGGACCTGGTCGGATGCGCCCTGGCGGCGCTCGAAAGGCGGATAGGGAGGCGAAAGGTCGGTGTTAATCTCCCCCCTGATCTGCCGCTTGCCAGGATGGACATGGTTCTGATGACCCAGGTGCTGGTAAATCTGCTCGACAATGCGTTAAAGTATTCTTCTCCGGAGAGCGGGATCGAAATATCGGCCCGAACAGAGAGCGGCACGCTCTCCATGGAAGTTGCCGACCGGGGTCCCGGTATCCCCGAACAAGACCTGAAAAGGGTCTTCGACAAGTTCTACCGGATTCCGATCCCCGAAGGGGCCCGGGGGACCGGCCTGGGGCTCTCCATCTGCAAAGGGATCGTCGAGGCCCACGGCGGCGCGATCCGCGCCGAAAACCGCGCCGGCGGGGGGCTGCGGGTGACCGTCACCCTGCCGTTGAAGTAG
- a CDS encoding APC family permease — MPSTSPSNDNRLLQRVSHAIFGAPKQIRDPHLFHKMALIPILAWVGLGADGLSSSAYGPEEAFRALGEHTYLAVFLGLATALTVFIISYAYSRIIEHFPHGGGGYIVATHMLGEKAGVVSGSALLVDYILTITVSVASCVDAVFSYLPTSIHHYKVPVACLLLVALIILNIRGVKESIALLAPIFIVFIATHLLMLLYGIFAHTERFVPLASEVHNNFGRDLSTIGGLGIVMLFLRAYSLGGGTYTGIEAVSNGMQIMREPRVQSGKRTMVYLATSLAFTAGLLFLCYSLVGVRPVEGKTLNAVLADGLFAHWPLGKALAFITIFSEGALLLVAVQTGFVDGPRVMANMAVDSWFPHRFASLSERLTMRNGIVLMGVSAIALLIYTKGSVSAMIVMYSINVFLTFSLSQLGMSKFFIQRRREDPEWFRHVFIHLVGLLLCVTILVITVIEKFVEGGWMTVLITSLVIGFCYLIKSHYVTVRKGIAQLDETLLDFPTSGPVNTDPVNRNEPTAIQLVSGYSGFGVHTLLSIVTTFPKTYKNLIFVSVAVIDSGSFKGAEEMAALEESVRENLKRYVELARRLGFAAEHRMAVGTDVVEGATTICRELGQEFPRSTVFTGQLTFRLEKFYHKMLHNETAFAIQRRLQWDGLTTVILPIRVRV, encoded by the coding sequence ATGCCGTCAACAAGCCCATCGAATGACAACCGTCTGCTGCAACGGGTTTCCCACGCCATCTTCGGCGCCCCGAAGCAGATCAGGGACCCGCACCTCTTCCACAAGATGGCGCTTATCCCGATCCTCGCCTGGGTCGGCCTCGGCGCCGACGGCCTCTCGTCATCGGCCTACGGTCCCGAAGAGGCGTTCCGGGCTCTGGGGGAGCACACCTACCTGGCGGTCTTCCTCGGTCTGGCGACCGCCCTCACCGTCTTTATCATCTCGTACGCCTACTCCCGGATTATCGAGCACTTCCCCCACGGGGGGGGCGGCTACATCGTCGCCACCCACATGCTCGGCGAGAAGGCGGGGGTGGTCTCCGGAAGCGCCCTGCTGGTCGACTACATCCTGACTATCACCGTCTCTGTCGCCTCATGTGTGGATGCCGTTTTCAGCTATCTACCGACGTCGATACATCATTACAAGGTTCCGGTGGCCTGTCTGCTGCTGGTGGCGCTCATCATCCTCAACATCAGGGGGGTGAAGGAGTCCATCGCCCTTCTGGCGCCGATTTTTATCGTTTTCATCGCCACCCATCTGCTGATGCTGCTTTACGGCATCTTTGCACACACCGAGCGTTTTGTGCCTCTGGCCAGCGAAGTGCACAACAATTTCGGACGCGACCTCTCCACCATCGGTGGACTGGGAATCGTGATGCTTTTTTTACGGGCCTACTCACTGGGGGGGGGGACCTATACCGGTATCGAAGCGGTCTCCAACGGCATGCAGATCATGCGCGAGCCGCGCGTCCAGAGCGGCAAGCGGACCATGGTCTATCTGGCAACATCCCTGGCCTTTACCGCCGGCCTGCTCTTTCTCTGCTACTCCCTGGTCGGTGTCAGGCCGGTGGAAGGGAAAACCCTCAACGCGGTGCTGGCCGACGGTCTCTTCGCCCACTGGCCCTTGGGCAAGGCTCTGGCGTTCATCACCATCTTCTCCGAGGGGGCCCTGCTGCTGGTGGCCGTGCAGACCGGTTTTGTGGATGGCCCGCGGGTCATGGCCAACATGGCGGTGGATTCCTGGTTTCCCCACCGCTTCGCATCGCTCTCGGAACGGCTCACCATGCGTAACGGCATCGTCCTGATGGGTGTTTCCGCCATTGCGCTCCTGATCTACACCAAGGGTTCCGTTTCGGCGATGATTGTCATGTATTCCATCAACGTCTTTTTGACGTTTTCGTTGTCACAGCTGGGTATGTCAAAATTCTTCATCCAGCGTCGCCGGGAAGACCCCGAGTGGTTCCGCCACGTCTTCATCCACCTGGTGGGACTGCTGCTCTGCGTCACCATCCTCGTCATAACGGTCATCGAAAAATTCGTGGAAGGGGGGTGGATGACCGTGCTTATCACGTCGCTGGTGATCGGGTTCTGCTACCTGATCAAGAGCCACTACGTCACGGTGCGAAAGGGAATTGCCCAACTGGACGAAACGCTCCTCGACTTCCCCACCTCCGGACCGGTGAACACCGATCCCGTCAACCGCAACGAACCGACCGCCATCCAGCTCGTCTCCGGGTACAGCGGCTTCGGGGTCCACACCCTCCTCTCCATCGTCACCACCTTCCCGAAGACATACAAAAATCTCATTTTCGTCTCGGTGGCAGTGATCGACTCGGGGTCATTCAAGGGGGCCGAAGAGATGGCGGCACTGGAGGAGTCGGTACGAGAAAACCTGAAGAGGTATGTTGAGCTGGCCCGTCGGCTCGGCTTTGCCGCCGAGCACCGGATGGCCGTCGGGACCGACGTGGTGGAAGGGGCCACCACCATCTGCCGGGAATTGGGCCAGGAATTCCCCCGCTCCACGGTCTTTACCGGCCAGCTCACCTTCCGGCTGGAGAAGTTCTACCACAAGATGCTCCACAACGAGACCGCCTTCGCCATCCAGCGCCGCCTCCAGTGGGACGGGCTCACCACCGTCATTCTGCCAATCCGGGTAAGAGTCTGA
- a CDS encoding RNA 2'-phosphotransferase produces MDKSLGHAFAATEVGYCLKRQQTCTSVTDTMRLTKISKFLSLILRHRPEAIGLRLDQAGWVNISELIERAYQSGVRMTSEQLRQVVATSNKQRFSISADGTRIRANQGHSTPVNLGLQAMVPPEMLYHGTSIRSLKAIRNEGIRRGGRNHVHLSQDEAMARDVGRRHGPPVVLTIMAREMADAGFSFYRSVNGIWLTEWVPTIYISFPPERS; encoded by the coding sequence ATGGATAAATCGCTGGGACATGCTTTCGCCGCAACTGAGGTAGGCTACTGCCTGAAGCGCCAACAAACCTGTACTTCGGTGACTGATACAATGCGGTTAACCAAGATCAGCAAATTTCTGAGCCTGATTCTGCGGCACAGACCGGAGGCCATCGGATTGCGACTCGACCAGGCTGGATGGGTAAATATTTCCGAACTTATTGAGAGAGCCTACCAGTCGGGTGTGAGAATGACGTCCGAACAGCTTCGCCAGGTCGTAGCCACAAGCAACAAGCAACGCTTCAGCATCAGCGCTGATGGCACCCGTATCCGCGCGAACCAAGGTCACTCGACTCCGGTAAACCTCGGGTTACAGGCAATGGTGCCACCTGAGATGCTTTATCACGGGACATCAATCCGAAGCCTCAAAGCCATCAGGAATGAAGGCATTAGAAGGGGTGGGCGCAACCATGTTCATCTCTCGCAGGATGAAGCCATGGCGCGCGACGTTGGCAGACGTCACGGCCCGCCGGTAGTGCTGACCATCATGGCGAGAGAAATGGCTGATGCTGGGTTTTCCTTTTACAGGTCGGTCAATGGGATCTGGCTGACAGAATGGGTGCCGACGATCTATATTTCGTTTCCCCCCGAGAGATCATAA